The Halotia branconii CENA392 region CTAGTTCATAACCTCTTTTTCTTAATGAAGTGTATCGCACACAACCAAGAAGCGCTATAACTTTAAACTTTTAACCAAATTGTAAAGCGCCAGTCCTTTTATATTTGAAGGCTGACGCTTTACGGGTTTATAGTTGTTTATTATGGGCTAGGGTCTTTATTTAGCTGACCCCATGTTATTAATACTTATAATCCCAGATTTTTCAGTTTCCTAAATATTTCTTAACCATTTCTTTAGATTTAATTTCCTGAGGATTTTTCAATGTTGAAAATTTAATTTTTTTTGGGATTAATAGAGGCTCCTAAGATTTCAGAAAACCAAACTTCAAAGTTCCTGATTGGGTGAGATCGCAAGACAGCATCGGCATGAACGATAGGTTCAACCAAAATGGTAAACATGCCTAGACGATTACCTACTAAGATATCGGTAAATAGGCGATCGCCTACCATCCCTACTTGCTGCACTGGTAAATTCATAGAATTTAATGCAGCTCTTATTTTGCGTCGTGAAGGCTTGGCTGCACCTAGATAATAGGGCAAATTAAGAGAGCGAGCAATTCCACCAATTCGTACTTCACTAAGGTTATTGCTAACTAAATACAGCATAGCATGAGTACGAATTTGCTTTACCCACTGTTGTAGCTCTGGTGATGCTACTCCTACTCTCATCGGTACTAAAGTTTCATCTACATCTAAGACTAGCCCCTTGAGATTATATTGTTGGATAATTTCTGGTGTCAGATTCAATATTGAACCTGACAAAATCAAGTTAGGTTGCAAGAGCTTGTTCCAAGTCATAATCAAGAACTTAAAGATCAAAGTAGAATTACTAGTCAAAAGAACACATTAGCAAACAAATCACTAACCCGAAAGCACAACCGACTCAAGTAGTGATGCTAGTTGGTCAACTTTCTGGTAATGGTTAGAATACTTCGGTCATCAGTATGGAAAAGTAACTGTTTCAGTACCTCCCTACAATACTAGTCAAAATTGTTCTAATACCATTTCCCGAAATTACTGATACAAATTACTTTTCTTACTTCCCCTACCTCCTCTGCTTGCCCAAATGTATCAACTTGAAAGTGAAACGGTATAACTGCGCTCATCAAGTCAAAAAATCTCTGTCTACTTTCTTTTTGAAATATTGACCAAATCACGGATTAATTTCTTGATTAGACCACTGTTGGTTTTCATCAAGACAGTAAACTCGGCGGTTTTGAGGCTCTCCACGTAACTCTAAATGATCTACCTGCACAGGATCGAGTAGTAGTAAACAAAAAGTTGACAATGGTTGGCTAGGATCTGGTGGCGGTGGCTCAAAGGCTGTTGGTTGATTAACTCTTGATTCTCCAGGATGAGGCCAAGCAAATTGTAAACGACTTGCATCACTTAGTTCTTGCCAACTGTTGATCATAGCTTGCTGTAAGATAGGCCGAGAGCTGTCACTTCCTACCAAAATTAAGCAACCAGTGATGCGGAATTGCTCTCGTGTATTGGGAAAATACCAGCAAATCTCTGCCCAAGGTTGTTGCTTTATTTGGTCAGTTTTTTCGCTACGGGCATCAGTAACAAATTTTAGTTGATTGGTATTTTCCAAAAAGCCGCGAAAGACTACAGTACGATTTGCAGGGCGACCATTTGCCCGTACTGTTGCTAGTTGTAAGTAACGAGCATAAGCTAGGCTGCGGTTGTGATGGAGGGCACGGGCGATCGCGCTTCGCCAAGGGGCAAGAGGCATTGTCAAATTTTGTTGTAAATACTACAGCCGTAGATGAGATTTTTCCTACTGTTTTAGCTTATCAGTCTTTGATCGCAATCAAATTTCAATCATAAACTATTAAAAAATCTTCGATACTCATCTAGCCGTCTTTGGAGTTGATTCAGCATTTTGCCAAAGTCAGCATTATTGTTATTTTGATTATCCTGATTGTCGTCTTCATTTATACTATTGTTGTCTTTAATGCTTAAAGTGCTATCGTAATATCGAAATTGCGACTGAATATCTGAATTTATAAGTACACCTTTGTTATCTAGTGTAGAAATGGCATGAAAACTAGAATTTTCAGTATTGCGATCGCTTAGAGAATTAGTATTAAAACTATAAGTGCTAGATGATAAATTATTACTTGGCATCTGTGCGATCGCTTGATTGACTATAGAATTGGCGTTCAAGCTAGAAGTTGCCGCCTGTGGATCATTTCCTGCCGTTTCTGTAATAATCTGACGTATTTGGGCATCAGTTAAACTGCGGTTAGCACTCAGCATCAAGGCAACTACACCAGCAACATGAGGGGCTGCCATCGATGTACCGCTATACGCACCATACTGATTACCCGGTAATGAAGAATAAATTTTCACACCTGGAGCTGTAACATAAGCAAGTTGATTTTCCCCAGCTCGGTTAGAGAAATCAGCAATTTTGTTATTTTGATCTACTGCACCAACGGCAATTCCCGATTTATTGGCATAGCGAGCAGGATAGTCTGGTGATGAGTCGCCGTCATTACCTGCTGCCATCACCACAGTTACTCCTTTGCTGCTAGCGTACTCTACTGCTGACTTAAGAGCATTACTATAATAACTTCCACCCAAACTGAGGTTAATTACATTAGCGCCATTGTCAACAGCATAATAAATGCCGTTAGCAATCGCGCTATAAGAACCTGAACCAGATTCATTTAAAGCTTTAATTGGCATAATTTTGGCATTATAAGCAATACCAGTTACACCATAGCCATTATTTTCCCCAGCGATCGTCCCAGAAACATGAGTGCCATGACCGTTGTCATCTGAAATGTTGTTGTTATTACTGTCGAAATTCCAACCGTAAATATCATCAACATAGCCATTGCCGTCATCATCGATACCATTGCCAGCAATTTCTTTAGTATTAGTCCAAATATTATTTTTTAAATCCTCATGGTTGTAGTCAACCCCAGTATCTATAACCGCAACAACAACACCTTGACCTGTATATCCATTTGCCCAAGCTTCTGGGGCGTTAATTAAGTCTGCTCCCCAATTATTACCACCTACGTTAGGAACATCCGCAAAGGGATTTTTACCAGCAGATTTAGCCACCGCCGCCCCTGCATTTACTAAACCATAACCTGTAGTAGAGTTATAGTTTCCAGCGCTTGTAGCAGTAGCAGTAGCATCATTCTGTTGGTAAAAGCTACTACGAGTGTTGAGGCTCAAGTTATGGTCATCTTGGATACGAAAAGTATCTCCTGAGGAAGTAGAAATAGAATTTAGCCCGTTATGAGCAAGTAATTTGCTACTAGTATCATTAATGGGCATAGGTCTTTTATCCTCAAACAGAGTAATTATTTTTTGGCAGTATCAACTGTTAAAACCTTTTTGTCTAGGTTCTAAAGGGTGAATTACCTTCCTTGCCAATAATTACTATGAAATTAAATAGTAAAATGCTACTTTCTTTACAAAAAAAGTAAGTAAAAGTTTGATGTTATCAAAAAAATATTTTTACTTTTTTGTTAAAATTGGTATTCCATGTAAACAAAATTTCAACCACTAAGGCACTAATACACAAAAAGACAAAACGTTCTTTAAGTTATTTCCCAGCCTAGATTACGCAACCAATCATGATAATATTCAAGTAATTGTTTGTGTTTATTGACTGACAATTTCACATTAATATCATCTGCATCGACAGCAAAACTTTTTTTCTTGATATCAGTACTTTGATATAATTTCACGAATTGCTGCCAGAAAAATTTATCTACGAATTTGTCATAGTTTTCAGAAATTGTGATTTCATTGTGTAGGTTAGAATTTGAACTCAAATTAGCGATCGCAACTTTGCTCTCAGTTAAGTTACTAGAAATCAAGCTGGATAATTTCGTCTTGCTACTACTATTGGAACTAAGATTCAAATTAGAAGTCGAACTGGATGGTTTCCCACTATTTCCTGAAGTTTCCATGATTATCTGACGTACTTGGTCATTAGTTAAACCTTTCTTAGCACTGAGCATCAGCGCAATTACACCTGCAACGTGAGGAGCTGCCATAGAAGTGCCACTAAGATACTCAAAACTATTACCAGGGTATGTTGAGTAAATATCGACTCCTGGTGCTGTTACGTATGTTAGTGGAGTTGTTCCAGCGCGGTTAGAGAAGTCAGATAGAGTACCATTATAAGCAACTGCTCCAACTGCAACTCCCCACTGGTCAGCATATCGAGCCGGATAACGTGGTGCTAACTCTTCATCATTACTTGCTGCTGAGACAGTAATTACCCCTTTGCTGGCAGCATACTGAATGGCTGCTTGTAGTTCGCTGTAACCATCAGGACTACTTAAGCTAAGATTAATAACATTAGCTCCATTGTCTA contains the following coding sequences:
- a CDS encoding S8 family peptidase; this encodes MPINDTSSKLLAHNGLNSISTSSGDTFRIQDDHNLSLNTRSSFYQQNDATATATSAGNYNSTTGYGLVNAGAAVAKSAGKNPFADVPNVGGNNWGADLINAPEAWANGYTGQGVVVAVIDTGVDYNHEDLKNNIWTNTKEIAGNGIDDDGNGYVDDIYGWNFDSNNNNISDDNGHGTHVSGTIAGENNGYGVTGIAYNAKIMPIKALNESGSGSYSAIANGIYYAVDNGANVINLSLGGSYYSNALKSAVEYASSKGVTVVMAAGNDGDSSPDYPARYANKSGIAVGAVDQNNKIADFSNRAGENQLAYVTAPGVKIYSSLPGNQYGAYSGTSMAAPHVAGVVALMLSANRSLTDAQIRQIITETAGNDPQAATSSLNANSIVNQAIAQMPSNNLSSSTYSFNTNSLSDRNTENSSFHAISTLDNKGVLINSDIQSQFRYYDSTLSIKDNNSINEDDNQDNQNNNNADFGKMLNQLQRRLDEYRRFFNSL
- a CDS encoding YqeG family HAD IIIA-type phosphatase, translating into MTWNKLLQPNLILSGSILNLTPEIIQQYNLKGLVLDVDETLVPMRVGVASPELQQWVKQIRTHAMLYLVSNNLSEVRIGGIARSLNLPYYLGAAKPSRRKIRAALNSMNLPVQQVGMVGDRLFTDILVGNRLGMFTILVEPIVHADAVLRSHPIRNFEVWFSEILGASINPKKN
- a CDS encoding Npun_F5749 family FMN-dependent PPOX-type flavoprotein, yielding MPLAPWRSAIARALHHNRSLAYARYLQLATVRANGRPANRTVVFRGFLENTNQLKFVTDARSEKTDQIKQQPWAEICWYFPNTREQFRITGCLILVGSDSSRPILQQAMINSWQELSDASRLQFAWPHPGESRVNQPTAFEPPPPDPSQPLSTFCLLLLDPVQVDHLELRGEPQNRRVYCLDENQQWSNQEINP